The sequence TAATCATAGAAGAGTATTAAGTTTTATGTATCATTATATATGACGCAATTAATCAGTGTTACAAAAATCGAGTCCCATATCTCAATGGTCATAGAGCACTAACATGTCACACAACTAATAAACAATAACCCGAACCATTAAACCAATAACACGATTTTTGGTTCGGATTATTGGTTTTACCCTAAATATGCACATCCCTATGTTGAGTTGGACTCTTACTCCAATTTATGTGGGATAACAAATATTCAGCAGTTACCTAAGAGATGCGTAACTCAATCCTAAGTTCCTACCAGCTGCAAAATATACAGTCGATAGGAGGTGTAGGTCCGTGGAAACTTATGAAACATGTTACTGACAATTTGTGTGTCCCAATAATTGGAATTGCAACCTAATTATTAGTACAATTTAAATCATACATGTTCATCTCCATAGTTCAACTAAGAGTTCTTAAATATGTTCTAGTTTTCCTATGCGATATTAATAAttcatgaaaagaaaaagaaaaaactgaaaaaagtcTTCCCAAATTAAATAATCAATCTTGTCCACCACATCacgaaagaaagaaataaaaggtcCCCACTGAATCTCCCAGATGAGGACATGAACTGAACAAACAACAGATCACTAGTTACCATGCTGTACCTAAAATATCACAATTTTTTTCTAAGGGATAGTGGGAATTCATATAAATTCAGCCACTTGATTCACTGCCCATTTAGAACCATGCATTTTATCTAGTCTAAGATTTGTATGACCATTCTCACATGCAGTTACTGTTATTTTACACTCAGAAATGCCTCCCTGGCATATGATTTTCATTTGACCCATTGATAGATCACTGCCTTCCCCAGACAGCTCATGTCACATGCTTAGAGTTCCCCACATGGCCCGCTTTATACCCTCTAACTTAATTTACTCTAATACCTTTCCATATGTTGCATAAAATTTAAACacttattattattactataatATACAGTAACCCTAatatatacagtataattttcTTCCTGCAACTTCACCTAATAAAAACCTATTTATGTAGTTTTAATTTAATCAAGTTACATAATATGTTGTCTCTGACATTTAAATGTGATGTTAAATAGTTTTAACTTCTATATACTTATACATTATAAGTCATTCAAAAGAAGACTATTATAGGTAACCGTCCTTAAGTGGGAACAGTAACCTAGAAATAAGGTGGGCTACCTACTAATTAATAGTAGTACATGTTAAAATGCATTGGTAGCGTAAACGTGACTACTATTTACACTGTCAGCATACATAAACTAAATTCTACGGTAAAGAGACATACCAGTAGTAGGAGAAGGAAATTGAAGCCTTGTAGCGGCAGGAGGAGGAGGGTGTTGGAGTAAAGGAGGAGGAGGGGTAGTGAAAGAGGAGAaggaagcagcagcagcagcatcGGCGGGCAAGGGAGTAGTAGGATAATAAAGATAAGAAGCTGCAGGTCCGCCTTGAAAACGTTGGGGGTGAGCAGCAGAAAATGTTCCCCTTGATCCCTGCATGGAATATCCGTAATAATATGGAGACGATGAACTTCCATACATTTGCTGATAATACTGTGCTTGCTGGTACTGTGGGTTGTACATTCCCTGTTCATTATAATTTCCCTCATGTCATTATCATACATTTaacttttttcattatttttagttTGAATGTAAAATTAgaaggaaaattcaaaatattgAAAGACTAAGGGCAAGGGTACTCACTTGGTGATAATAATCAGGAGGATAGGTCGCATACCTGCAAAATATTTACAAAGCAAAGGGTATCATTTAGAAATTTTCTTGGTTAGAggtatataaataatttataacaaCTTCTTAAGGAGAAATCGCTGAAAAGAGCATATCAAGTGATCAAGTTATGGTAAAAGGTAATAGACAAGTACTATAATAAGTGGAgtatttttttcttccaaaaatatttttcactcgCCAACTAAAGACCAAAAAATATTTCtcgaataaaatatttttcagaaaaggGCTTATGTCCCAAAAATATTCTGCATACCAAATGCACCAGAATCCTATTCCCTCAACGTTCATTTGCTGCATCGTTCTAAAGGAGTGTTCAAAACCCTaatatttttagtatatttccaaatttctagTTCATCAATTTGTCAACTAGGAACCCTTGAGTTTCCCGGGACTTGAATGTTGTAATTGCCTAGACAAGCGAATCTAATTTTAACAGCTAAAACAGTGACAATGAAAATGGCCCTTTTGCTTAGTAACTAGTTGCATACATAAAGCTGCAAACTCATTACAATTAAAGTGATTAAGATCCATATTAGTAGTACTTTGAAACTAATATGGAACTAGTGCAAGCAGCTTTCACGTAAAAGGTACCCTAGAAACAGTAGGACTCTTACTATATAGAACGTACTCTCAATGTGTTATAACAAGGTAAGTGAGACAAACAATGGAGCGACAAGCACCCCTTGTACAACCAAAACAAGGGCGTAACAAATGTTGTATGTACGTGCACATATTTAAACGTGCCTTATATGTCATGTTTTAATTTTTAGTTAGTCACACATGGATATATTATATTGTTGTCGCATTTCTTGAAGATTTGGTTATGTTTTACAGATGACTAACGTAGGGGTATAGCAAAATTATGTTTTTTTGATTTGATAAGATAGGAGAATAAAAAGTTACTAGAAAAGACACAAGAGAAAGATCAACCATCCAAAGTGATGATTGAAAAAGGAAGCAATTTGCAATGCTGAGGAGCGGGTTAAAAGAATGCAATATAATGTGCATGTCAGAATTTCATATGTTGTGGTATAATATTGCTGGTTACTTTCTTCTACTCGTGCTACAGTATTATACTTTATGATACCTATAACAATCACGCCTTGTACAAAgtacaaggaaaataaaaaagacCAAGCTAGTGTCTTTGTTCAGCCTTTTTTCTGTCacagaaaaagagagagaggacGGAAAATTACTATCGAAAGTAAACAAAACCACTGTCCATTAATTGTGAGAATATCGAAGCCCCGGCAACCAGTTCGTGGGCATGCAAAGATGGTCGGATCACTAAATTAAATGGCCACccaaaaaaaaagtgtttttcaCAAAGAACTCTTTGCATCTATTTCGCAAGCAATAAAAAATGCAAGGAAATGTTGAAATAGGTGAAGGAAAGGTATCGATAAACAATACAATAAGAAAAATGTCTATTCGATTATAAAATTCATGCAAGTCAAAAGCAAGTAGATTTAAAGTCAAAATGGCTCTAATCAGCATTATTTTCATCTCTCATTTTCAACAAAATAAGAAAAGGTAAAAAGTAAGGTTGAAATTTTCTTGATAAAATGGTATCCAAAGTAAAGTGCGCTCTTCGATAAATCATACTACTAGTAGTTATCTTTCAAACTATTTGAGCCCCTTCTAAATTGAAAACCAAAGGAACATTCTTATGTTTAAAGTACACCACTTACATGTTTTAAGTTTGGACGAGCCAAAATCCAatattaaggaaaaaaaaaaaaaaaaaaaaaaaaaaaagcattacACGTTGTCTGCAACTGACAACTCAGTGCATAACAGTCACCATTCAccaatttatttattattgatcTGCCTATACCAACCTGCATTGAATAAAATTACTAGatgatatataaatatttatttccaTTTGTATGATTATATAATGGCATACGACAACATCAATGAGAGGTTTTCTCAGTTGTAATACCACTGGCAATGCCTGCCATTTTTATCACCCATCTTTTTCACTCTGCAGTATATGATCAGATGATGGACCATTATAGTTTCCTTCATTTACTAGCATAGACTAAACAAAAAAAACATCAAATACATAAATTGAAtagcaaaaaaaacaaaaaagtgaATTAATTAACTTACCCATATGGTGAATATATCATAGGAGTTGCAGGTGGTGGAGGTAGTGGCAATGGTGGTGGTGCTGCTGGTGCCACCCCACTATAAGATGATGATGTTGGTCCTTGCGGTATTCCTCCTCCTTGATAAGGATTCCCTCCTTGTCCCCTACCTATCATAATTAAGACATTTTAAGGTTATTTATTATTTCATCTAAAATATATTATGATTAAAATGTGGTGGTTCTTTTATCGAGAAATAAAGTTTGACTAGTCAAATAAACAATCAAACAGAAAAGTTGAGTACCTCGAGGTGGTGAAGGACGAGGGCGTCCAAGAGAAGCAATGTTACAGTTTGCTCTTCTCCCATCAATTACTGGGTTTGGATTCTCACATGCTCTTCTTGCTGATTCTGGATCACGATAAGTAACCTGTGTCCGTCCACACAAAATCGTATATACATTATTTTGATCAGCAAATTAAATCACATAATGTGAGAAACAATAATAGAACTTACGAAACCATAGCCTTTAGATTTGCCAGTGTTCTTGTCAGCAATGATAACAGCTTCAAGAATCTCTCCAAATTGCTCGAAATAACGTCGCATTATATCAGTTGGTGTTTCCCAAGCCAACCCACCAACAAAGACTTTTGTGTAAGTTGTATCCCCAAAGGGCGATCGATAATGCTGATAAGCCATTGCATATATCTAAAACTTCAACTGCATAAAAATGTAAGGTTGTTGTTTGACTTGTCCCTTAAGCAAAGAAAAACAATGAATTAACCCTGAATATTATTCACAATATCCAATGGCTAGGGCGTTGTGTTGTTAGCAATGGCATAACTCATGTACCACCTTCTTCTTTCTCTTGTATAATGTTTTTTGCCTTTGCTAGctttttctctctctatcttGCAGCAGAAAAGGATCATGGAGAGAGAAATAAAAGGGTAGGAACAAATATAGCTTAGTGATGTTTATAGCTATTGTTTTGGCTAATATGTTTAACAAATAAAAATGTTATAAGAGGAGAGAGGGATTCGACAGCTGCAAACCCTTAAGGTAGAGGGGAGAGAGGCAGATGCATAGCCACAATTTAAAGTTTATAAATTCTGAATTTGTTATTATGTCATCGTTTTATTTATTAGGTTTACAATCAGATATTTATACGtaattaatgaattttttaatacaaatacaaaatttaaaaaaagttaCTGAATTCGTCCGAACACGTAATCAACATTATAGCTCAGCCCCTAAGAGGAGTGGGGTGGGGGTAATGGCTTTGGGTAACGAATGACAGCTGCGAGACTAGAAGCACTTGACTCTGTCCTCTCTGTCTCAGCATTAAAATACCCTCCCCTTCCCATCGATAGTCTTCTATGTTCTTTCTCATCTCTAGTTGTCTTTGCGTTCTCttctttctgttttcttttgcATAATTTGGCCTCTGTCTTAACTCTTAACTCTTTCCAACTTATCattcctttcatttctttttacATTATTGTATTATGTAATAATTGTTCTTATTCCATTTTATAATCAAGATTTTGTTGAATATATAGGAATAGTAGTATTATTTTAGTTTGTGTAGTATATGTTTGTGAATTTTGATGATAGTGGGGGTCCACAATTTTTAGGATTATATAAAACTTTTAGTATCATTATTGATGACGTTGTACTAGTTGCAAGACCAGTTGGGAGAATCGTATTCCCTCATTTGGTTAAACTCTAACGACTACCCACATCTGGTTTTTATTGTGCACTAACCAAACTAAGGCCTTCACACTCAATGGTCCACTTTCCCACCATTTACGTACCGAGATTGTGGTTTATAACATGGTTATTTTGAGCCATTTTGCCTTTTTCTCTTCccgttttgtttttgtttttaatattaaaTCTTTTCGTTTTAGATATTAGCACGCAAGTCATTTGTTTAGCAAAAGGTTCTATTTACCCTCGAAATATTTGTCTTACATTTGTAGGCCATTAACCAAGCGATTCATGAAAGTTTCCACCCTTATTATTCGTCTCAAATATATTCAACAAATTATAAATTTACCCTTAATGCACTTTCATAATGGTTTGTGTACCCTCTGAAATAATCAAAGCAGCCTTTGAATATTGAAAAAAGTTCAAATATAACCCTATTATACATGGTATTTATCCTATCAATTAAAGTCGATTAAATTTTTCACCGTGAAAAAGTATTAGTAGGAGAGACATATTTGAGACGAAAAATAAGAAAGGGTCTTTCATGGACTAATAGGTAAACGGAAGACAAATGTAAAACATATCGCAAATATATTTAACAGTATATTTGGACCTTTACATTTGTTTTAACTTTGAAGTACATAATTATATATAGAAACCGTAAATGTGCTGTCTTTGTGACAATGGTCCGATGCTTTCATGGCCAATTCAGGGTGATTGGTTCTATATATGATTAAAATAGACTATTATCAAAAGGAATAGAGAATAATATTCCAACACATCACCCCATGTTCTCTTAACGATTCCAATATTCATAAGATGTTACATGGCCAACTGTCCTAACAGCCAAGAAAATACATGGTGATAGAACAGTTAAGATCCCTTTGACCTAGTAGTAGCCTGGCTCTGTTATTATAATActattccctccgtttcaatttatgtgaacctatttcttttttggtctgtgccaaaaagaatgaccactttccttatttggaaaaaatttacatttatgcaatgatttatagccacacaaaatatatgtgcctcattttacaccacaagttcaaaaatcttctctcttttcttaaactctgtgcccagtcaaatagattcacataaattgaaacggacgGAGTATTATTTTATAGACCTATCAGATCATTCGGATTCCGGAAAGGAAAAAGATGAAAAGAAACCAAATGAGCGGCTGGCGATGATACCGAAAGTCTCTGGACTTAACTGCAAAAAGACAACTATAACTAAACCGTTAGTATAATGATTAAACAGTCAAAAGTTTCAGTCAAACCCCATttagaaaaaattaattttccaGGCTAatcttgttttttgttttttaatttctaTGTTAGTGGAAGACCATAATGTTCTCCacatccccccccccctccctctCTCCCCAATATATATGACTGCACGCAGTGGTCTGGTTTCATCAAATACGAGTAGATGACTTTGAAAAATTCATCCGCTAGCTGCCTCTGCCTTGGAATCAGGCTTTTGTCAATTTAGTGCTTCATAGTCTTGTTCTTCTTCGTATTTGAAAAACATTTCATTTTAGATGTATTATAATCCTACTATACATAAGCACCTCTGTCCTTGCATTTTGCTTTCTCGATTATctcttcaaaattaaaaaaaaaaattatagaataACATACATTTCCAATGTGGAAAATTAAGTAAATGAACTTTGTTTAAGATAACCaatatatacaaaagaataagCTGCTTTAATACTGTTAGGTATTTGTCTTGCTTTTCTTCCATATTTAATTTTCgtattttttgaagaaaaagacaacatatttaccataattgaa is a genomic window of Nicotiana tabacum cultivar K326 chromosome 16, ASM71507v2, whole genome shotgun sequence containing:
- the LOC107810518 gene encoding uncharacterized protein LOC107810518: MAYQHYRSPFGDTTYTKVFVGGLAWETPTDIMRRYFEQFGEILEAVIIADKNTGKSKGYGFVTYRDPESARRACENPNPVIDGRRANCNIASLGRPRPSPPRGRGQGGNPYQGGGIPQGPTSSSYSGVAPAAPPPLPLPPPPATPMIYSPYGYATYPPDYYHQGMYNPQYQQAQYYQQMYGSSSSPYYYGYSMQGSRGTFSAAHPQRFQGGPAASYLYYPTTPLPADAAAAASFSSFTTPPPPLLQHPPPPAATRLQFPSPTTESQIPQQTSGETTEAGTVTTESPNT